The Stratiformator vulcanicus genome has a segment encoding these proteins:
- the rplX gene encoding 50S ribosomal protein L24 has protein sequence MKIRKGDPVVVVGGAHQTSDPHDVVSVEEDGRRIVVEGINRAYKHVKRGHPKSPQGGRLQIELPIDASNVMYYCPTCSKPTRLGYRYTDDGAKERYCRHKECLASAGTVSPPKSRYAKTS, from the coding sequence ATGAAGATTCGTAAAGGCGATCCGGTCGTCGTTGTCGGCGGCGCTCATCAAACCAGCGATCCGCACGATGTCGTCTCGGTCGAAGAAGACGGTCGGCGAATCGTCGTCGAGGGAATTAATCGCGCTTACAAGCATGTGAAGCGCGGCCATCCCAAGAGCCCTCAGGGCGGACGGTTGCAGATCGAGCTGCCGATCGACGCCTCGAACGTGATGTATTACTGCCCGACGTGTTCAAAGCCGACCCGGCTCGGCTATCGATACACGGACGACGGCGCCAAAGAACGATATTGCCGCCACAAAGAATGCCTGGCTTCGGCCGGGACGGTCAGCCCGCCTAAATCGCGGTATGCCAAAACTTCGTAA
- the rplF gene encoding 50S ribosomal protein L6 produces the protein MSRIGKKPVSVPDAVAVTIEKGTVKVKGPKGELTFDPPASISVKYDDDSKSVVVSRPNDQRANRALHGLTRALINNMVAGVQTPFEKKLEIQGVGYNAQLNGQKLRLQVGFANTVTLDVPAGVDCQLSDPTHITITSPDKHKCGQFAANIRAVRPPEPYKGKGIRYLGENVRRKAGKTAGG, from the coding sequence ATGTCTCGGATCGGCAAAAAACCCGTCTCGGTGCCCGACGCCGTCGCGGTGACGATTGAGAAAGGTACGGTCAAGGTCAAAGGACCGAAGGGAGAACTTACGTTCGATCCGCCGGCATCGATCTCCGTCAAATACGATGACGACTCAAAGTCGGTCGTCGTGTCGCGCCCCAACGACCAGCGGGCCAATCGTGCTCTTCACGGCCTGACGCGGGCCTTGATCAACAACATGGTCGCCGGCGTGCAAACGCCGTTCGAGAAGAAACTGGAAATCCAAGGCGTCGGCTACAACGCGCAATTGAACGGCCAGAAGCTGCGTTTGCAGGTCGGCTTCGCGAACACCGTCACCCTCGATGTCCCTGCCGGCGTCGATTGCCAGTTGAGCGACCCAACTCACATCACGATTACCAGCCCGGACAAGCATAAGTGCGGTCAATTTGCCGCCAATATCCGTGCCGTCAGGCCACCGGAGCCATACAAGGGAAAAGGAATTCGATACCTCGGCGAGAACGTGCGGCGTAAGGCCGGCAAGACGGCCGGCGGTTAA
- the rpmC gene encoding 50S ribosomal protein L29 has product MADAKQTKSSQLREMSDDQLETELTQTRQELFRLRFQAATEKIDAPSNLKKLRREIARILTIQRERELSATEA; this is encoded by the coding sequence ATGGCAGACGCGAAGCAAACTAAATCGAGTCAGCTCCGCGAAATGAGCGACGACCAGTTGGAAACGGAACTGACACAGACTCGTCAGGAGCTGTTTCGGCTTCGGTTTCAGGCGGCGACCGAGAAGATCGACGCGCCGTCGAACCTGAAGAAGCTCAGGCGGGAAATTGCTCGGATTCTGACAATTCAACGCGAACGTGAGCTGTCGGCGACCGAAGCTTAG
- the rplE gene encoding 50S ribosomal protein L5 produces MARLLEQYREKVVPQLKEELGKANLHAVPRVEKIIVSMGVGEGARDSKILDQCVESLTVITGQKAQRTRARKSIAAFKLREGTEVGCRVTLRRKRMYEFLDRLITLALPRVRDFRGLNSKAFDGSGNYSFGLTEQLVFPEIDPDKIPHVQGMNITIVTSAQNNEEGRALLRSLGLPLRTDDEKTKK; encoded by the coding sequence ATGGCCAGACTTCTGGAACAATACAGAGAAAAGGTGGTCCCTCAACTCAAAGAAGAGTTGGGCAAAGCCAACCTGCACGCGGTCCCGCGTGTGGAAAAGATCATCGTCAGCATGGGCGTCGGTGAAGGCGCCCGTGATTCGAAGATCCTTGATCAGTGCGTCGAGTCGCTGACGGTCATCACCGGCCAGAAAGCGCAGCGCACGCGGGCTCGAAAGTCGATCGCGGCTTTTAAGCTTCGTGAGGGCACCGAAGTCGGTTGCCGCGTCACATTGCGTCGCAAGCGGATGTACGAGTTCCTCGACCGACTGATCACGCTCGCATTACCGCGGGTGCGGGACTTCCGGGGGTTAAACTCGAAGGCATTCGACGGCAGCGGCAATTACAGCTTCGGCTTGACCGAGCAATTGGTCTTTCCGGAAATCGATCCGGACAAGATTCCGCACGTTCAAGGAATGAACATCACAATCGTGACTTCGGCTCAGAACAATGAAGAGGGCCGCGCACTGCTGCGGTCGCTCGGCTTGCCGCTGCGAACCGACGACGAAAAGACGAAGAAATGA
- the rpsH gene encoding 30S ribosomal protein S8 has protein sequence MMTDPIADMLTRIRNAVSIEKPYVDIPTSKVKVGIAEVLKREGYVWDYEVVEDQPRNVLRIRLKYGANGERVIQAIERESKPGRRQYVQVRDTPRVLNGLGIAILSTSKGILSGREARRENVGGELLCTVY, from the coding sequence ATGATGACCGACCCGATCGCGGATATGCTGACGCGAATCCGCAATGCCGTCTCAATTGAAAAGCCTTACGTCGATATTCCGACGTCGAAGGTGAAAGTCGGTATTGCCGAGGTTCTCAAACGCGAAGGGTATGTCTGGGACTACGAAGTGGTTGAAGACCAACCGCGCAACGTGCTCCGCATCCGACTGAAATACGGTGCGAACGGTGAGCGGGTGATCCAGGCGATCGAACGTGAGAGCAAGCCCGGGCGACGTCAGTACGTGCAGGTCCGTGATACGCCGCGGGTCCTTAACGGTCTCGGAATTGCGATCCTGTCGACCAGCAAAGGCATTTTGAGCGGACGTGAGGCCCGACGGGAAAACGTCGGCGGCGAACTTCTTTGCACCGTTTATTAA
- the rplR gene encoding 50S ribosomal protein L18 has protein sequence MNTLKRSQKTTKRRTYRVRNRVRKDAHGRPRLSVFRSNRHIYAQIIDDVAGKTLVSASTVEPDIAGVGKFAGNIDAAQKVGKLLAERAKEHGITAAVFDRGSYRYHGRVAALADAARDGGLNV, from the coding sequence ATGAATACCCTCAAACGCAGCCAAAAGACGACGAAGCGGCGGACCTATCGGGTTCGCAACCGCGTCCGCAAGGATGCTCACGGTCGGCCCCGACTTTCGGTCTTCCGCAGCAATCGTCATATTTACGCTCAGATCATTGACGACGTGGCGGGCAAAACGCTCGTCTCAGCAAGTACGGTGGAACCGGACATTGCCGGCGTTGGTAAATTCGCCGGAAACATCGACGCGGCCCAGAAAGTCGGCAAGTTGTTGGCGGAGCGGGCGAAAGAACATGGAATAACGGCTGCCGTATTCGATCGGGGTTCCTATCGATATCACGGTCGCGTCGCAGCGCTCGCCGACGCGGCTCGTGATGGCGGCTTGAACGTTTAG
- the rpsQ gene encoding 30S ribosomal protein S17, translating to MRRTLRGIVKSDKNLKTRRVEVERRFRHPKYGKIVKGRTVCHVHDENNDSQMGDLVEIIESRPLSKLKRWELVKVVREGERTERVDVSTAVIEETKENKTTPEVSGDEVTEEQPAAEAPQADESE from the coding sequence ATGAGGCGAACACTCCGAGGCATTGTCAAAAGCGATAAGAACCTGAAGACCCGCCGGGTCGAGGTCGAACGTCGCTTTCGTCACCCGAAATACGGAAAGATCGTCAAAGGTCGCACCGTCTGTCACGTCCACGATGAAAACAACGATTCGCAAATGGGCGATCTCGTCGAAATCATCGAATCCCGCCCGCTGTCGAAATTGAAGCGATGGGAGTTGGTGAAAGTCGTGCGTGAGGGAGAGCGGACCGAACGGGTCGACGTCTCCACCGCAGTGATCGAAGAAACCAAAGAAAACAAAACGACGCCGGAAGTGTCCGGCGACGAAGTAACGGAAGAACAACCCGCTGCCGAGGCACCACAGGCCGACGAGAGCGAATAA
- the rplN gene encoding 50S ribosomal protein L14 encodes MIQMESELDVADNSGAKVVKCIKVLGGTKKRSAGLGDIIVVSVQKALPASVVKKGTVTRAVIVRTKKEARREDGSYVRFDRNACVLVSNEGEPRGTRIFGAVARELRARKFMKIISLASEVV; translated from the coding sequence ATGATCCAGATGGAATCTGAACTCGACGTGGCGGACAATTCCGGCGCGAAAGTCGTCAAGTGCATCAAGGTGCTCGGCGGAACGAAGAAGCGTTCCGCCGGTCTCGGCGACATTATCGTCGTGAGCGTGCAAAAGGCACTTCCCGCGTCGGTGGTGAAAAAAGGTACGGTGACCCGCGCGGTCATCGTGCGAACGAAAAAGGAAGCCCGTCGCGAAGATGGGAGTTACGTGCGGTTCGATCGGAACGCCTGCGTGCTTGTCAGCAATGAAGGTGAACCGCGCGGAACCCGCATTTTCGGTGCGGTCGCCCGTGAACTCCGTGCCCGCAAGTTTATGAAAATTATCAGCCTCGCCAGCGAGGTCGTGTGA